GCACGACGAGCCGCAGCCCGTCGGCCACCGTCCTCTCGTTCGCCACGTCGCCCGCCCTGCCCGCCCTCCGATGTCCCGCGCAGGCTAACCGGGCACACCTGTGCACAACCCCGGAATCAGCACAGAGGGGGCTGTGCGGGCACGGACCTGGTAACGGCGCCGGGCCTCAGAGAGGGGGCTGGGCCGGCGCGGGGCCGAGGGTCGTCGTGCCGGGGGCCGTGCGGTGGCCGAGGCCGGTGCGGTACGCGTCCAGGGCCGCCTCGATACGGCCCGTGCGGCGGAGCAGGTCGCCCAGGAGGCGGCACAGGTCGGCCAGGTCACCGGCGGCACCGGCCCGCTCCAGCAGGCTCAGGGCGCGGACGTAGTGCTCCTCGGCGGCCTCGGTGTCGCGGGCGTCCTCGGCGATGATGCCGAGGAGGCGGTGGGCGGCGGCGGAGTGCAGGGCGCCGCGCTCGGGGCTGAGGTCGCTGAGCACGTCGTGCAGCAGGGCGGCGGCCTCCTCGGACTTGCCGCGCCGGTGCAGCACGTCGGCGAGTTCGACGGCGGCCTGGCTGGAGTAGAGGGCGGCCCGCTTGGCGGAGTGCATGGCGAGGGCCTGCCGCAACTCGTCCTCGGCGCGCTCCAGTTCGCCGTTCTGGGCGTAGACGTAGCCGCGCATCCAGTGGCAGTTGGCGAGTTCGGTACGGAGCTGGAGCTGCCGGTAGAGCTCGGCGGCCTTGGCTAGGGAGGCGTCGGCCTCGGCGAGGCGGCCCTCGGCGAGCAGGGTGCGGGCGACGGACCGGTGCATGCGGGCCACGAGGGCGGGGTCGCCGGACCGCGGGGCGAGCGCGAGGGCGAGTTCGGCGGCCTGGGCGGCGCGGGCGTGGGCGCCCATGTCCATGTAGGGGCCGATGACGCTGGCGTAGAGCAGGAGCAGGGCGTCGGGGTCGTGGAGGCCGCCGCGGTTGAGTTCGTCGAGGGTGGACTCCAACAGGTAGACGGAGTAACGGAGTTCACCGGCGAGGTAGTGGGAGAGGGCGCGGCCGCGCAGGGCCGGGACCCGGGCGGGCAGGGGGACGTCGTCGCCGAGGGCCTGCTCGGCGCGCTCGAAGTACTGGCGGGCGGCGCCGAGTTCACCGGTCTCGACGGCGCACTCCCCGAGTCCGAGCAGGGCGGCGGCCCGCACTTCGGCGAGGCCGAGTGCGTCGGCCTCGGCGAGGAGCCGGGCGTACTGCTCGGCGGACTCCTCGGCCTCGCCGGTGGCCAGGGTGCGCTGTGCCTCGGTGAGGCGCAGGCGCAGATCGGTGACGAGGTGGGCCGGGCGGCCGGTCGCGAGTTCGTCGAAGCCGACGCCGAGGCGGTCGGCGAGGTGCCTGAGGGCGTCGTCGGAGGGGCGCACCCGGCCGGACTCCAGGGTGGAGATGTAGGCCGGGGTGTAGGCCGGTTCGGCCAGCTGTTTCTGGGTGAGCCCGCGTTCGACCCGCAACTGCTGCACCCGTCGCCCGATGACACCCGGGTCGTCCCGCTCCGACATGGCCAACTCCCCTAGCCCCTCTTGCCGTTCGGCTCCCGCAGCCCCTAGGTTAAACGGCGTATTAACCGTGCTTAATACGCTCCCACCGTCATGGACACTCACCGTCACCGCTGCGAGGTCGCCGTGCTCGAACGCACCAGCACCACCGCGCGCTACACCAGGGGTTTCGCCGCCGCGGTCGTGGCCGTGGCCACGCTCGTCCTGGCGGCGAACACGGGGCCGGCGAAGGCGTCGGGGGAGCGGCCGGCCGAGCAGGCGAACCAGGTCCAGCACATCACCGACCCCACCCAGGACTGACCCCGGCCCACCCCGGTCACTCCCCGTCGGCCTCCTGGCCGAGCATCATGTCCTTGCGGTCGATGCCTCACTGGTCGGTCCAGGTGCCGCTGTGACTTGGTGACGCGGGCGGGGGCTCATCACCATGACGAACGTCCCGTCACTGATCTCGTTTGCGGCCCGGCGCACGGGTCGGAAAACCGCCCTTCTCCGTGTGCCGCCCCACCGCCGTCGGTCGGCTGGTGGGGCGGCATGGGCTGTTCGAACGGCAGGCGGGACGGTCAGAGCTGGAATTCCGCCGGCTGGAGGCCGAGCGTCGCGCAGGCCTCCCTGAGGATCGCCTGCTCGGCCTGGGAGAAGTGGCCGTCCGCGCCGGCGATGACGATGCCGGTCTGGATCACCGCGCGCGCCTCGGTGGGCTTCTTGGCGGCCTTGGCGATCTCCTGGAGCGCCTCCGCCTTGCCCTGCGGGAAGTTCCGGGTCAGCTGGTCCACGTGCTTGTGGAAGCGCTGGCGCAGCTGCTCCGGCGGGAAGTTCTGCAGCACCTCGTTGCCGAGGATCAACGACTCCATCTGCTGCATCTCGGACGCGTCCACCTGCCCGTCGGCGGCGGCGACCAGCGCGCACATCGCCATGCTGGCGTCCCGGTACGCGCCGCTCTTCAACTCGGTCTTCAGGGAGCCGAGCTGGGTCTTCAGCACACCGACGAGCTGGGCCCGCGAACCGCCGCGCGAGCCGCCGTGCCCTTGCCCACCGGTCGTCGTGCCGCGCCCCTGGGCCTGCTGCTGGAGGTTCTTGGCCTGGTCCTTGAGCCGGTCGAACAGTGCCATTGACGTCACCTCGGTACTCGTTGAGTGATCTCACCCCGTCAACGGACACGCCGAAGCAAAGGTTCCACCAAGTGACGCCGGCCGATCCTCCGGTACGCCGCGGCGCCCTGCGCCGGCCCGCCGTGCTGCCGGACCACGGCCAAGGCCGCCGCCAGTCCCGGACCAGCCGGGTCCGGCGGCGTCCCCACCCGAGCCCCCGCCACGCCCAGGACCAGCAAGGTCCGGCGCCCGACCCGAGCCGTACCGATGCCACCGCCCCCCGCCTACGCTGCCCGCATGACCTCCACCGCCGCCCGTGTCGCCCTGGAACTCACCGCCGATCTCCCGGTCCCCGGTCTGGAGGAGTTCTACCGGGATCTGCACCGGCACCCCGAGCTGTCGTTCCAGGAGCACCGCACGGCGTCCCGGCTCACCGAGCGGTTCGAAACGGCCGGGTTCGAGACGGTCCAGGGCCTCGGCGGCACCGGGCTCGCGGGTGTGCTGCGCAACGGTGACGGGCCGACCGTGCTGCTGCGCGCCGACATGGACGCACTGCCGGTCGAGGAGCGCACCGGGCTGCCGTACGCCTCCGAGACGGCCGGGGTGATGCACGCCTGCGGGCACGACCTGCACGTGACCTGGCTCGCGGGGGCGGCGAAGGCGCTCGCGGACGGGCGGGACGCCTGGTCCGGGACGCTGGTGCTGGTCGGGCAGCCCGCCGAGGAGACCGGCGGCGGGGCGGCCGCGATGGTCGCCGACGGGCTCTACGACCGGGTCCCGCGCCCGGACGTGCTGCTGGGCCAGCATGCGGCACCGGGCCCGGCCGGGCTGTACCCGCACGTGCCCGGCCTGATCATGTCGGCGACCACGGACGTGGAGATCGTGGTGCACGGCCGCGGCGGTCACGGCTCGCGCCCCGAGACGACCGTCGACCCGGTGGTCACGGCCGCCTACATCGTCACGCGGCTCCAGACGGTCGTCAGCCGGGAGGTCAAGCCGCGGGAGCCCGCCGTCCTGACCGTCGGCCGGATCGAGGCGGGCACGGCCCCGAACATCATCCCCACGACGGCCCGCATCTCCCTCAACCTGCGCACCCAGTCGGAGGCGGTCCGGGACCGGATGCTCGCCGCGATCCGCCGGATCGCCGAGGGCGAGTGCCATGCGGCGGGCTGCCCGCGCGAGCCGGAGGTGACCCTCGGCGGCTCCTTCCCGGTCACGGTCAACGACCCCGAGACCGACCACCGGGTCGCCGCCGTGCACCGCGAGGTCTTCGGCTCCGGCACCGTCTTCGACCCCGGCCCGGCGATGGGCAGCGAGGACTTCTCCCTGCTCGCGCTCGGCGAACTCCCGTACTCCTACTGGTTCGTGACCTCCACCCCGGCCGCGGTGTGGGACGCGGCGCCGGGCGAGGACCTGATGGAGAAGTTCGACGCGGTCCCGAGCAACCACAGCCCGCACTTCGCACCAGACCTGTCCGTGGTCGCGCCGGGGGTGCGGACGCTGGTGTCCGGGGCGCTGGCGTACCTGGTCTAGAAGGCTGCGGCTGGAGGACTGTGGCGGGAAGGCTGCGACCAGACGGTTGCGGCTGGAACACTGCGACCAGACGGTTGCGGCTGGAACGCTGCGACTAGAAGGGCGTGGCCTGCAACTCTCGCAGCTGCTTCTGCACGTTCTCCAGCGCGCCCGGACGGCGGCCCGGGACGCGGGCGCGCAACTGGGCCAGCAGGACGCCGAGTTCCTGGGCGCGGGCCTTG
Above is a window of Streptomyces griseorubiginosus DNA encoding:
- a CDS encoding helix-turn-helix domain-containing protein is translated as MSERDDPGVIGRRVQQLRVERGLTQKQLAEPAYTPAYISTLESGRVRPSDDALRHLADRLGVGFDELATGRPAHLVTDLRLRLTEAQRTLATGEAEESAEQYARLLAEADALGLAEVRAAALLGLGECAVETGELGAARQYFERAEQALGDDVPLPARVPALRGRALSHYLAGELRYSVYLLESTLDELNRGGLHDPDALLLLYASVIGPYMDMGAHARAAQAAELALALAPRSGDPALVARMHRSVARTLLAEGRLAEADASLAKAAELYRQLQLRTELANCHWMRGYVYAQNGELERAEDELRQALAMHSAKRAALYSSQAAVELADVLHRRGKSEEAAALLHDVLSDLSPERGALHSAAAHRLLGIIAEDARDTEAAEEHYVRALSLLERAGAAGDLADLCRLLGDLLRRTGRIEAALDAYRTGLGHRTAPGTTTLGPAPAQPPL
- a CDS encoding tellurite resistance TerB family protein; translated protein: MALFDRLKDQAKNLQQQAQGRGTTTGGQGHGGSRGGSRAQLVGVLKTQLGSLKTELKSGAYRDASMAMCALVAAADGQVDASEMQQMESLILGNEVLQNFPPEQLRQRFHKHVDQLTRNFPQGKAEALQEIAKAAKKPTEARAVIQTGIVIAGADGHFSQAEQAILREACATLGLQPAEFQL
- a CDS encoding amidohydrolase; the protein is MTSTAARVALELTADLPVPGLEEFYRDLHRHPELSFQEHRTASRLTERFETAGFETVQGLGGTGLAGVLRNGDGPTVLLRADMDALPVEERTGLPYASETAGVMHACGHDLHVTWLAGAAKALADGRDAWSGTLVLVGQPAEETGGGAAAMVADGLYDRVPRPDVLLGQHAAPGPAGLYPHVPGLIMSATTDVEIVVHGRGGHGSRPETTVDPVVTAAYIVTRLQTVVSREVKPREPAVLTVGRIEAGTAPNIIPTTARISLNLRTQSEAVRDRMLAAIRRIAEGECHAAGCPREPEVTLGGSFPVTVNDPETDHRVAAVHREVFGSGTVFDPGPAMGSEDFSLLALGELPYSYWFVTSTPAAVWDAAPGEDLMEKFDAVPSNHSPHFAPDLSVVAPGVRTLVSGALAYLV